CAATAAttaagtataagaaataaaaatattacattaagcaTCTATCATAacattagaataaaaaaaagtaaatatacaatataagaaaaaataaataataagtaaatatacaatataagaaataaaaactaacatcaagcatctatctgaaaatgtatatttttacatttttattatttacaaatacttttataagtacatatatatacaatatatgaaGAAATAAATAGTACGTAAATATGCAATATAAGAGATACaaatgttacatattataataagtaaaaatataagaaaaaataaataattagtaaatataatatataaaaaataaaaatattacattaaatttatatcataatattatcattgatataaaagcaagaaatttagaaaaagtaaatatacaaaataataaatgataaatagtaagtaaatataccatataaaaaaaattatacatctatctcaaaaatgtatagttaaatggaaaatgtatagttaaataaataataagcaaatatacaatataagacatagaaatatttcattaaatatctattgtaattttaccatttgatataaaagcaaaaaaattagaataaaaaaatatacaatacaGAGAAATTCCTTAAGATGGTCAGTTTAAGTTTTTGTCCCAAAATAGcattaataagaaaaatgaccaaaagaagttttattaaagagtaaaaatacttttataccgtagggttaactaatctagatttagggtttagagttaagggtggGGTTTTGAGGATaggatttcaaattaaaaaaaaaattaaaattaaaattttcaaaataaaaagtggctattttggtcattttacttattcaatgttatttttgtgacaaaaactttaaaaaaaaaattgagagagATGTcctacaatataagaaaaactaaataataagtaaatatacgatataagaaatgaaaaaatatattaaatatctatctgaaaaatgtatagttttcagttttttcctaaggaaatatatattcacacaaAAATACAATTCAGAATTTTGTTGTTCTTCGTAATACAatgtaaaaaaaactatatagttaacatttgaaaatcaaaatagctccgcgcgtagcgcggattaACACCTAGTCTATAAAGAAAATATAGCTGCGTGTAagataattttgaatatatgcaTTTTTCCTAAaccaattatataaaatatggcacatctttttttataaaaagtagagaattgaaaaaaaaaatccaaaatagtaTATTCTATAGAATAATTCCGATAAGGTTTAATCTGACAAACAACTAAATCACAACGTAGATTTTCCATTCTGTCTTgatttaactgtaaatttattTCTGAAAATTACGTTGGTCTCTTTTACCGTACCCATTCTAACGAATTTTCACCCTTTTCATATCTCTTTCTCCCGTAACAAATAGGACTAGaattaaagttaaaattaaataaattaagagaGGTTGCCGGTGCtgttaaaatatgattaaaaccaAACCTTTgactttgttaaaaaaatattcttctatCTATATAATTAAGGCTAACCCACGAGACCAAAACCTTCTCCAAACCAAAAAAGTTTTTTAAGTTCTCCTTTTGGGATTCGAAGATGAGATGTTCATGGCCGACACGCTTCACCTTCTTGATGGTCCTCACAGTCGTCATCGCCATGATTGCCGTAGCTTATGGATACTCCTCTGTTTCATCATCAAATCATAAGTTTCCTCATTACAAGTACAAAGCCCCACTTCCTCCAACGACTTATTCTCCTTACCGTTACTTCTCCccgcctccacctcctccgGTTACAG
This genomic stretch from Brassica napus cultivar Da-Ae chromosome C9, Da-Ae, whole genome shotgun sequence harbors:
- the BNACNNG61420D gene encoding uncharacterized protein BNACNNG61420D, yielding MRCSWPTRFTFLMVLTVVIAMIAVAYGYSSVSSSNHKFPHYKYKAPLPPTTYSPYRYFSPPPPPPVTDSDSAAYAR